The following are encoded together in the Arcobacter aquimarinus genome:
- a CDS encoding energy transducer TonB, producing the protein MKRYFNSFIIALVVYCSFAFGIFYFFIDKKMITKDSKIDQKISLNHIELKPEPVVNQIKEENIIQEEKKEQIKEEIKPEPIEKVVKKEEKKKVQKKPKEKKIEKEKVVKKEEVKEQKNSTKEKVVKENIINNDIQKETKELVTPKPVIDEKKEYLEKHLALIRDLINQNVKYPLKARKLSIQGVVTVRFKINENGTVENIIIVDGHKFLQNATIEAIEEASRNFPKTNKTIEIQIPIEYKLI; encoded by the coding sequence ATGAAAAGATATTTTAATTCTTTTATTATTGCATTAGTTGTTTATTGTTCTTTTGCTTTTGGAATTTTCTATTTTTTCATAGATAAAAAGATGATTACAAAAGATTCTAAAATAGATCAAAAAATATCTTTAAATCATATTGAGTTAAAACCTGAGCCAGTTGTTAATCAAATAAAAGAAGAAAATATTATACAAGAAGAAAAAAAAGAGCAAATTAAAGAAGAAATTAAACCAGAACCAATAGAAAAAGTAGTTAAAAAAGAAGAAAAGAAAAAGGTTCAAAAAAAGCCAAAAGAGAAAAAAATAGAAAAAGAAAAAGTAGTTAAAAAAGAGGAAGTTAAAGAACAGAAAAATTCTACAAAAGAAAAAGTTGTAAAAGAAAATATAATAAATAATGATATACAAAAAGAAACAAAAGAATTAGTTACTCCAAAACCAGTAATTGATGAAAAAAAAGAGTATTTAGAAAAACATTTAGCACTTATTAGAGATTTGATAAATCAAAATGTAAAATATCCTTTGAAAGCTAGAAAATTATCAATTCAAGGAGTTGTAACAGTAAGATTTAAAATCAATGAAAATGGTACAGTTGAAAATATTATTATAGTTGATGGTCATAAATTTTTACAAAATGCAACAATCGAAGCTATTGAAGAGGCTTCAAGAAATTTTCCTAAAACAAATAAAACTATAGAAATTCAAATTCCAATAGAGTATAAGTTAATCTAA
- a CDS encoding AAA family ATPase produces the protein MILTKLKLENFKKYSSFEISFDLGLIGIIGKNGSGKSTIFEAILFALYGELKNKGDKEVVRNANASQKDIVSVELEFEIGESLYKIIREFRGKTLSANAKLYKNEELITTGAKEVTTAIYNLTKMSKDAFMHTLFASQKELTSLSNSKPEDRKKMIRKLLGLEKIDFVEKELIEKSRELKREIDAFKEVLLSSEDITIKKENIKEQTSQKEEFLKEIDKQSLVLEELNQKVSTIKQELELFTKTKEQKQSLKARCELLTNTINSHQKTQEKLQNELNTLYTKQEELKGLQTIKQEYINLHETLKEQDKLKEYSLRKDGLLLEQKELREQYTKAKDSIKVLEFETKEHLELVEKEKELDKSIEKYKQLLTNKELDEKRVLQEIAGEEKLIADIKKKIENITTLGKESNCPTCTRPLLDEYDSVIFSLEQIVLNTQNTKIDFSKEQLANIKDEKEKLEELQKAYIKEHFEISKKINLIENKKRDLEVQKEHFEKVTQKGVKNKEELAKLEIYSYDKNLHEELLLKQKELKTKYEYILSLETMLKRVDTIKEELQTSIQNQDKYNLELLQKDLEYKAINYDEVKHQEKSKEFDEVQKQKDALVTLINDLKVKIATIEGQIKTISESLQNNETQLKKVQTKKDDLNDYEKIKINLAEFKTKLNSKVAPRISDIASNMFVQITKGKYQHIEVSNEFDFYIYDEGKKYPIERFSGGEIDLANLVLRIAISKTLSELSGANSVEFLAFDEVFGSQDDTRRMEILEAFHTIKEQYRQIFLISHEMEIKEMFERVLEV, from the coding sequence ATGATACTAACTAAACTAAAACTAGAAAACTTTAAAAAGTATAGTTCATTTGAAATCTCTTTTGATTTAGGACTTATAGGAATCATAGGGAAAAATGGTAGTGGAAAATCAACTATTTTTGAAGCTATCTTATTTGCCTTATATGGAGAACTAAAAAACAAAGGTGATAAAGAAGTAGTAAGAAATGCAAATGCTTCACAAAAAGATATAGTAAGTGTTGAACTAGAGTTTGAAATAGGTGAAAGTTTATACAAGATAATAAGAGAGTTTAGAGGAAAGACATTAAGTGCAAATGCAAAACTATATAAAAATGAAGAACTTATAACAACTGGAGCAAAAGAAGTAACAACAGCTATATATAATCTAACAAAGATGAGTAAAGATGCTTTTATGCATACTTTATTTGCTAGTCAAAAAGAATTAACAAGTTTAAGTAATAGTAAACCAGAAGATAGAAAAAAGATGATTAGAAAACTTCTAGGGCTTGAAAAGATTGATTTTGTAGAAAAAGAGTTAATAGAAAAGAGTAGGGAGCTAAAAAGAGAAATAGATGCTTTTAAAGAAGTATTATTAAGTAGTGAAGATATAACTATAAAAAAAGAGAATATAAAAGAGCAAACATCTCAAAAAGAAGAGTTTTTAAAAGAGATAGATAAACAAAGTTTAGTTTTAGAAGAGTTAAATCAAAAAGTTTCTACAATAAAACAAGAGTTAGAACTATTTACAAAAACAAAAGAGCAAAAACAAAGTTTAAAAGCTAGATGTGAACTTCTAACAAATACAATAAACTCTCACCAAAAAACTCAAGAAAAACTACAAAATGAACTAAATACTTTATATACAAAACAAGAAGAGTTAAAAGGCTTACAAACTATAAAGCAAGAGTATATAAATCTACATGAAACTCTAAAAGAGCAAGATAAGCTAAAAGAGTATAGTTTAAGAAAAGATGGATTACTTTTAGAGCAAAAAGAGTTAAGAGAACAATACACAAAAGCAAAGGATAGTATAAAAGTATTAGAGTTTGAAACAAAAGAGCATTTAGAGTTAGTAGAAAAAGAAAAAGAGTTAGATAAGAGTATAGAAAAATATAAACAACTTCTAACAAACAAAGAGTTAGATGAAAAAAGAGTATTACAAGAAATAGCAGGTGAAGAAAAACTAATAGCTGATATAAAAAAGAAAATTGAAAATATCACAACGTTAGGCAAAGAATCAAACTGTCCAACTTGTACAAGACCACTTTTAGATGAGTATGATAGTGTTATATTCTCACTAGAACAAATAGTGCTAAATACACAAAATACAAAGATTGATTTTTCTAAAGAGCAATTAGCAAATATAAAAGACGAAAAAGAAAAACTAGAAGAACTACAAAAAGCATATATAAAAGAGCATTTTGAAATCTCTAAAAAAATAAATCTAATAGAAAATAAAAAAAGAGATTTAGAAGTCCAAAAAGAACACTTTGAAAAAGTGACACAAAAGGGAGTAAAAAACAAAGAAGAGTTAGCAAAACTTGAAATCTATAGTTATGATAAGAACTTACATGAAGAACTGCTTTTAAAACAAAAAGAATTAAAAACTAAGTATGAGTATATACTCTCACTTGAAACTATGCTAAAAAGAGTTGATACTATAAAAGAGGAATTACAAACTTCAATACAAAATCAAGATAAATATAACTTAGAACTTCTACAAAAAGATTTAGAGTATAAAGCTATAAACTATGATGAGGTAAAACATCAAGAAAAATCAAAAGAGTTTGATGAGGTACAAAAACAAAAAGATGCTTTAGTAACTCTCATAAATGATTTAAAAGTAAAAATAGCAACTATTGAAGGGCAAATCAAGACTATAAGTGAGAGTTTACAAAACAATGAAACTCAACTAAAAAAAGTACAAACAAAAAAAGATGACCTAAATGACTATGAAAAAATCAAAATAAATCTAGCAGAGTTTAAAACAAAATTAAACTCAAAAGTAGCTCCACGAATCTCTGATATTGCTTCAAATATGTTTGTACAAATCACAAAAGGAAAATACCAACACATAGAAGTTTCAAATGAGTTTGACTTTTATATCTATGATGAAGGAAAAAAATATCCAATAGAGCGATTTAGTGGTGGAGAAATCGACCTTGCAAACTTGGTTTTAAGAATCGCTATTTCAAAAACCTTGAGCGAACTAAGTGGTGCAAATAGTGTAGAGTTTTTAGCTTTTGATGAAGTTTTTGGAAGTCAAGATGATACAAGACGAATGGAAATACTTGAAGCCTTTCATACAATCAAAGAACAATATAGACAAATATTTTTAATCAGCCATGAAATGGAGATAAAAGAGATGTTTGAACGGGTTTTGGAAGTATAA
- a CDS encoding metallophosphoesterase family protein: MKILHFSDTHLGFNDLDIINENNINQREADFYDAFTQVVEQIKLIKPDYIIHTGDLFHRASPSNRAITYALEKFNEINALNIPFILIAGNHSTPRTNLSSPILKIFENFKNIYVSYNQEYKKIEFEDVVFHTLPHMNDENIACEQINSCEANIDENKRNIMMMHCSVGAWYLMSEFGEWVYPSNKEYIFEKMDYVALGHWHGFGKVGKHENVYYSGSVERTSLNDKRNSKGFIVANIKDTLTIDYIEINIRTIRQKEIDCSDLEASIQALDTSDCQNAIVEVKLTNLTPLGSIDIQNKQIKELFPTALSVSIKREFKKDITSSNIDNLEAISLEEYFLEHIKESCNDLEYERLKQKTQELFSKYEEVSYDTN, translated from the coding sequence TTGAAAATATTACATTTTAGCGATACTCATTTAGGTTTTAATGACCTAGATATTATAAATGAAAACAATATCAACCAAAGAGAAGCGGACTTTTATGATGCTTTTACTCAAGTTGTTGAGCAAATAAAACTAATCAAACCTGATTATATTATCCATACAGGAGATTTATTTCATAGAGCAAGTCCTAGTAATAGAGCTATTACTTATGCACTTGAAAAGTTTAATGAAATAAATGCTTTAAATATTCCATTTATTTTAATAGCTGGAAATCACTCAACACCAAGAACAAATCTAAGTTCTCCTATTTTAAAGATATTTGAGAACTTTAAAAATATCTATGTTTCATATAATCAAGAGTATAAAAAAATAGAGTTTGAAGATGTAGTATTTCATACTTTGCCACATATGAATGATGAAAATATTGCATGTGAGCAAATAAACTCATGTGAAGCAAATATAGATGAAAACAAAAGAAATATTATGATGATGCATTGTAGCGTTGGTGCTTGGTATTTGATGAGTGAGTTTGGAGAGTGGGTATATCCATCAAACAAAGAGTATATATTTGAAAAGATGGATTATGTGGCTCTTGGTCATTGGCATGGTTTTGGAAAAGTTGGAAAACATGAAAATGTTTACTATAGTGGAAGCGTTGAGCGAACCAGTCTAAATGATAAACGAAATTCAAAAGGTTTTATTGTTGCAAATATAAAAGATACACTTACTATAGACTACATTGAGATAAACATAAGAACTATTAGACAAAAAGAGATAGATTGTAGTGATTTGGAAGCTTCAATACAAGCTTTAGATACAAGTGATTGCCAAAATGCAATAGTAGAAGTAAAACTAACAAATCTTACACCACTTGGTTCAATAGATATTCAAAACAAACAAATCAAAGAGTTATTTCCAACTGCTTTAAGTGTTAGTATAAAAAGAGAGTTTAAAAAAGATATTACCTCATCAAATATTGACAATCTTGAAGCTATATCACTTGAAGAGTATTTTTTAGAGCATATAAAAGAGAGTTGTAATGACCTAGAGTATGAAAGACTAAAACAAAAGACACAAGAGTTATTTTCTAAGTATGAAGAGGTAAGTTATGATACTAACTAA
- a CDS encoding ATP-binding protein, with the protein MKKINLLMLDNIFVSNPEILLKNSVKEYLNLEDLKEQEKTTINRLCNIIKGTKFHHHFFENYYLNYQIPQIGKEFDLLRISDKLVINIELKSEAISNEDILKQLERNYYYLSFLKKEIHCYTFVTENSIDKLYYYDENIKTITEVEISNLIVNLIKINDFDDINIDGLFNPSNYLISPFNKTAEFLKGEYFLTKQQEQIKNTILKKIDENCQNKIFSISGAAGTGKTLLTYDIAKELKNLGKNITVIHCAQKNNGIYDLIENGWNIKAIKEYKVGTLTSDVIIFDESQRISKYQLDSILKNEQNYIIFSHDVNQKLNTSNQAEEVVSYIEKIANKYILTNKVRHNKNLASFLKKFFDLSTIKIDELSKDDYKNISFYFTNELDDARLYVEYLKSIGWEHIYLTNSLRTAEPLDNVKFSSNNSSHQAIGQEYDNVVIVINEYFYYTEQLKLSYNARYYYNPLETLFQAITRTRKKLKLVIINNEKVYKKCIQIINRE; encoded by the coding sequence ATGAAGAAAATAAATTTATTAATGCTGGACAATATTTTTGTTTCAAATCCTGAAATATTATTAAAAAATTCAGTTAAAGAATATTTAAATTTAGAAGATTTAAAAGAACAAGAAAAAACAACAATAAATAGATTATGTAATATTATAAAAGGTACAAAATTTCATCATCATTTTTTTGAAAATTATTACTTGAATTATCAAATTCCTCAAATTGGGAAAGAATTTGATTTATTAAGAATTAGTGATAAGTTAGTAATTAATATTGAACTAAAATCAGAAGCAATTAGTAATGAAGATATTTTAAAGCAGTTAGAAAGAAACTATTACTATCTATCTTTTTTGAAAAAAGAAATTCATTGTTATACTTTTGTAACTGAAAATTCTATTGATAAATTATATTATTATGATGAAAATATAAAAACAATAACTGAAGTGGAAATAAGTAATTTAATAGTTAATTTAATAAAAATTAATGACTTTGATGATATTAATATTGATGGGTTATTTAATCCAAGTAATTATTTAATATCTCCATTTAATAAAACTGCAGAGTTTTTAAAAGGTGAATATTTTTTAACTAAACAACAAGAACAGATTAAAAATACAATTCTGAAAAAAATTGATGAAAATTGTCAAAATAAAATATTTTCTATTTCAGGTGCAGCAGGAACTGGAAAAACTTTACTTACTTATGATATAGCTAAAGAGTTAAAAAATCTTGGTAAAAATATTACTGTAATTCATTGTGCACAGAAAAACAATGGCATTTATGATTTAATAGAAAATGGATGGAATATTAAAGCTATAAAAGAATATAAAGTTGGAACATTAACATCTGATGTAATTATTTTTGATGAATCTCAAAGGATTAGTAAATATCAATTAGATAGCATTCTAAAAAATGAACAAAATTATATAATTTTTTCACATGATGTTAATCAAAAATTAAACACTTCAAACCAAGCAGAAGAAGTTGTATCTTATATTGAAAAAATTGCAAATAAATATATTTTAACAAATAAAGTAAGACATAATAAAAATCTTGCTTCATTTTTAAAAAAGTTTTTTGATTTAAGCACAATAAAAATTGATGAATTATCAAAAGATGATTATAAAAATATTTCATTTTATTTTACTAATGAGTTAGATGATGCAAGATTATATGTTGAATATTTAAAATCTATAGGTTGGGAACATATTTATTTAACCAATAGTTTAAGAACAGCTGAACCATTGGATAATGTGAAATTTTCATCAAATAATAGTTCTCATCAAGCCATCGGACAAGAGTATGATAATGTTGTAATAGTTATAAATGAATATTTTTATTATACTGAACAATTAAAACTTAGTTACAATGCAAGATATTATTATAACCCTTTGGAGACATTGTTTCAAGCAATAACACGTACTAGAAAAAAACTTAAATTAGTAATTATTAATAATGAAAAAGTATATAAAAAGTGTATTCAGATAATAAATAGAGAATAA